From Aerosakkonema funiforme FACHB-1375, a single genomic window includes:
- a CDS encoding iron uptake porin — protein sequence MNKLFCKTLALTLTLLGSGLLRSHGAIAGDLAINEESTASPTPGLANPFVPKSSEKRSSMARVTSVSQLTDVQPTDWAFGALQSLVERYGCIEGYPDGTYRGNRAMTRYEFAAGLNQCLNRIQELIASLPQGVTKEDLAALQRLQEEFASELASLRGRVDSLEARTARLETQQFSTTTKLSGQVSMYVGDAFGERAGPANNTTFGYQAFLTFLTSFSGKDSLIVGLEASNLEVFSTETRFPETDTRGTSDETRFVIPAKYVYGFGNNDISLNQLQYRFPVGDKLTVSLDAFASNRVLSANITTLTDLGTGPISYFGKTSPLLYPINQQAGIGLQWRAAPWLNVDFSLANEFTANDPSKGLFQGGYAASVRPVITLDRLRVTGSYMNSYSPQFGIDTAAGSNPAKINGAGPVVANTFFVGSFYRLFPNFDVGAGLAHSKVRTLGEGTKGDAEVWQYDFNIVLYDVGKKGNVAGLTVGIQPRLGGTSNAALAQAIGLEPGQRSDRDVGYHIEVFYTHRVNDNISITPGVFWLTAPNHDERNPDVVVGAIRTTFSF from the coding sequence ATGAATAAACTATTTTGCAAAACTTTGGCACTGACGCTAACTTTGTTAGGCAGTGGGCTGCTGCGATCGCACGGAGCAATAGCTGGAGATTTAGCAATCAACGAGGAATCAACTGCCTCACCTACTCCGGGCTTGGCAAATCCGTTTGTTCCCAAGTCATCGGAAAAAAGATCTTCTATGGCAAGGGTAACCTCGGTATCTCAGCTAACAGATGTGCAGCCAACGGATTGGGCGTTTGGCGCATTGCAATCTCTGGTGGAGCGGTACGGTTGTATTGAAGGTTATCCAGATGGCACTTACCGGGGCAACCGGGCGATGACGCGCTACGAATTCGCTGCTGGTTTGAACCAATGTTTGAATCGAATACAAGAACTCATCGCTTCCCTACCCCAAGGCGTCACAAAAGAAGACCTAGCCGCCTTGCAAAGATTGCAAGAAGAATTCGCTAGCGAACTTGCTTCTTTAAGAGGGCGCGTAGATTCTCTAGAAGCTCGTACAGCAAGATTAGAAACACAACAGTTCTCGACTACCACCAAGCTTAGCGGTCAGGTATCGATGTATGTTGGAGATGCCTTTGGGGAAAGGGCTGGCCCAGCGAATAACACGACTTTTGGCTACCAAGCTTTTCTGACTTTCCTGACCAGCTTTTCCGGTAAAGATAGCTTGATCGTCGGTCTGGAAGCCTCTAATCTGGAAGTATTTAGTACGGAAACCCGATTTCCCGAAACCGACACTAGGGGCACTAGCGATGAAACTCGTTTTGTGATTCCGGCCAAGTACGTATATGGATTTGGTAATAACGATATTTCCCTCAACCAATTGCAGTACCGCTTCCCGGTGGGCGACAAATTGACGGTTTCTCTGGATGCGTTTGCCAGCAATCGGGTTCTTTCCGCTAACATTACCACTTTGACCGACTTGGGTACCGGTCCGATATCCTATTTCGGTAAAACAAGTCCCTTACTTTACCCAATTAACCAGCAGGCAGGGATTGGTTTGCAATGGCGGGCTGCTCCCTGGTTAAACGTAGACTTTTCCTTGGCAAACGAATTTACGGCAAATGACCCCAGTAAGGGACTATTCCAGGGAGGTTACGCAGCTTCTGTCCGTCCGGTGATCACTTTGGATCGGCTTAGGGTTACTGGGTCTTATATGAACAGCTACTCGCCTCAGTTCGGAATCGATACGGCTGCTGGTAGTAACCCAGCCAAAATAAATGGGGCAGGGCCGGTGGTGGCAAACACTTTTTTTGTCGGCTCTTTCTATCGATTATTTCCAAATTTTGATGTAGGTGCAGGTCTGGCTCATTCTAAAGTGCGAACTTTGGGAGAAGGCACCAAGGGAGATGCTGAGGTATGGCAGTACGACTTCAATATAGTTTTGTATGATGTGGGCAAAAAGGGAAATGTGGCTGGGCTGACTGTTGGGATACAACCGAGGCTGGGAGGCACCAGTAATGCAGCGCTGGCACAGGCGATCGGTTTAGAACCGGGACAGCGGAGCGATCGCGATGTTGGTTATCATATTGAGGTGTTTTACACCCATCGCGTCAACGACAATATCTCTATTACCCCTGGAGTGTTCTGGCTGACAGCGCCTAACCACGACGAACGCAACCCCGATGTTGTTGTTGGTGCGATCAGAACTACCTTCAGCTTCTAG
- a CDS encoding Mrp/NBP35 family ATP-binding protein: protein MSDILDASSVLEVLRPVQDPELRKSLVELNMIRNLKIDDGKVSFTLVLTTPACPLREFIVEDCQKAVRQLAGVKDVLVNVTAETPQQKGLPDRTGIAGVKNILAVSSGKGGVGKSTVAVNVAVALAQSGAKVGLIDADIYGPNTPTMLGLADAKVTVQQTASGEILEPAFNHGVKLVSMGFLIGRDQPVIWRGPMLNGIIRQFLYQVQWGELDYLIVDMPPGTGDAQLTLIQAVPMAGAVIVTTPQNVALLDSRKGLKMFQQMGVSVLGIVENMSYFIPPDLPDRQYDIFGSGGGEKTAAELGVPLLGCVPLEISLRQGGDRGLPIVVADPNSASAKALMAIAQRIAGKVSVAALA, encoded by the coding sequence ATGTCCGATATTCTAGATGCCAGCTCGGTTTTAGAAGTATTGCGCCCCGTGCAAGACCCCGAACTCCGCAAGAGTTTAGTGGAATTGAACATGATTCGCAATCTCAAGATTGACGACGGTAAGGTGAGTTTTACATTAGTGCTGACAACGCCCGCTTGTCCTTTACGGGAATTCATTGTCGAAGATTGCCAAAAAGCAGTGCGACAGCTAGCAGGAGTAAAGGATGTGCTGGTGAATGTCACCGCAGAAACACCACAGCAAAAAGGACTGCCCGATCGCACTGGTATTGCCGGCGTCAAGAATATTTTGGCAGTCTCCAGCGGTAAGGGCGGTGTGGGTAAAAGCACTGTAGCGGTGAATGTGGCGGTGGCTTTGGCTCAATCCGGTGCTAAAGTGGGTCTGATCGATGCGGATATTTACGGCCCCAATACACCGACCATGCTGGGACTGGCAGATGCCAAGGTGACCGTACAACAAACTGCCTCTGGAGAAATTTTAGAGCCAGCTTTTAATCACGGTGTCAAACTGGTTTCGATGGGATTTTTAATCGGTAGAGACCAGCCGGTGATTTGGCGCGGGCCGATGCTCAACGGTATTATCCGCCAGTTTCTCTATCAGGTGCAGTGGGGAGAACTGGATTATTTAATTGTGGATATGCCGCCCGGTACGGGGGATGCACAGCTAACCTTGATTCAGGCTGTACCGATGGCTGGTGCTGTCATTGTGACGACACCCCAAAATGTAGCATTGCTCGATTCTCGCAAAGGCTTAAAAATGTTCCAGCAGATGGGAGTGTCAGTTTTGGGAATAGTAGAAAACATGAGCTATTTTATTCCGCCCGATCTGCCCGATCGCCAGTATGATATTTTTGGCTCTGGTGGAGGCGAGAAAACAGCGGCTGAATTGGGTGTACCGCTGCTGGGGTGCGTGCCTCTGGAAATTTCTTTGCGCCAAGGAGGCGATCGCGGCTTGCCTATTGTTGTCGCCGATCCGAATTCGGCTTCGGCAAAAGCTTTGATGGCAATCGCCCAGCGCATTGCCGGCAAGGTTTCGGTAGCTGCTTTAGCTTAA
- the rodA gene encoding rod shape-determining protein RodA: MLDLFNPFRWKARFLPWQEMDWWLFALPVGLSVFGGVMIRSTELNTPVTDWWQHWLITGIGVVIMLFLARCRYENLIDWHWYIYGVTNVLLIAVMILGYSAKGAQRWISIGGFNFQPSEFAKLGLIITLAALLHSEGASNIFSALRALAVTAVPWLLVFIQPDLGTSLVFGAIVLGMLYWGNANPGWLILLVSPVVSAVVFNAFLLNPYSPEWMAWAVLITWATLMSLIAWRTLPWRWTIAGAFAINILGGEIGHLLWEILKEYQKNRLILFLNPEKDPLGGGYHLIQSRIAIGSGQVWGRGLHNGTQTQLHFIPEQHTDFIFSAIGEELGFVGCILVMVVFWLICLRLIILAENAKDNFGSLLAIGVLAMIVFQVIVNIGMTIGLAPVTGIPLPWVSYGRSAMLTNFISLGLVESVSTYRQRLRF, translated from the coding sequence ATGTTGGATTTGTTCAACCCATTTCGCTGGAAAGCAAGGTTTTTACCGTGGCAAGAGATGGACTGGTGGCTTTTTGCCTTGCCTGTAGGGCTGAGCGTTTTTGGCGGTGTGATGATCCGCAGTACAGAATTGAATACCCCCGTTACCGACTGGTGGCAGCACTGGCTTATAACTGGAATCGGTGTGGTAATAATGCTTTTCTTAGCCCGCTGTCGTTACGAAAACCTGATCGATTGGCACTGGTATATTTACGGTGTCACTAACGTTTTGCTAATAGCGGTAATGATCCTGGGCTATAGCGCCAAAGGGGCGCAACGATGGATAAGTATCGGCGGCTTCAATTTCCAACCCTCAGAATTTGCCAAGCTGGGATTGATTATCACTTTGGCTGCACTTTTGCACTCTGAGGGCGCGTCGAATATTTTTTCTGCTCTCAGAGCTTTGGCAGTTACAGCAGTTCCTTGGCTTTTAGTATTCATACAGCCGGACTTGGGCACTTCTTTGGTGTTTGGTGCGATCGTTCTGGGTATGCTTTACTGGGGCAATGCCAATCCCGGCTGGTTGATACTTCTGGTTTCTCCCGTTGTTTCGGCTGTTGTGTTTAATGCCTTTTTGCTCAATCCATATTCGCCGGAATGGATGGCTTGGGCAGTATTAATTACTTGGGCAACTTTGATGAGCTTAATTGCTTGGCGCACTCTGCCCTGGCGGTGGACGATCGCAGGCGCTTTTGCAATTAACATCTTAGGTGGCGAAATCGGACACCTGTTATGGGAAATATTGAAAGAATATCAAAAAAACCGCTTGATTCTATTTTTGAATCCAGAAAAAGACCCATTGGGAGGAGGATACCACCTCATACAATCTCGGATTGCGATCGGTTCCGGACAGGTGTGGGGCAGGGGTCTTCATAACGGCACTCAAACTCAGCTGCACTTTATCCCAGAACAACATACAGATTTTATCTTCTCCGCGATCGGTGAAGAATTGGGATTTGTGGGCTGTATTCTGGTTATGGTAGTGTTCTGGTTAATCTGTCTGCGCTTGATTATTCTTGCTGAGAATGCCAAAGACAATTTTGGTTCCCTGTTGGCGATTGGCGTCTTAGCTATGATCGTGTTTCAGGTCATCGTTAATATAGGTATGACGATCGGCCTAGCACCTGTCACCGGAATTCCCCTCCCTTGGGTCAGTTACGGACGTTCGGCGATGCTCACCAATTTTATTTCCCTCGGTTTGGTAGAATCGGTGTCAACTTACCGACAGCGACTTAGGTTTTAG
- a CDS encoding NAD(P)H dehydrogenase subunit NdhS, with product MILPGSAVRVKNGSDIYYGYQGLVQRVSDGKAAVLFEGGNWDKLVTFRLSELELVDATAGRKKAK from the coding sequence ATGATTTTGCCCGGTTCGGCAGTGCGAGTAAAGAATGGCTCGGATATTTACTACGGCTATCAAGGGCTAGTTCAACGTGTTAGCGATGGCAAAGCAGCCGTTCTTTTTGAAGGTGGAAATTGGGATAAATTGGTAACATTCCGACTTTCAGAATTGGAACTGGTAGATGCTACGGCTGGTCGCAAAAAAGCCAAATAG